Proteins from one Cellulosilyticum lentocellum DSM 5427 genomic window:
- a CDS encoding iron-containing alcohol dehydrogenase: MNNFVYWAPTEVIFGKDTELQVTAAIKKFNGNRIIIVYGGGSVVRSGLLNRVLEQFKKENIPYKALGGVQPNPRLGFAKKAIEEAKAFGADFILAVGAGSVIDTAKAIAHGVANPEVELWDFWLRKQVVERSLPVGCILTLSAAGSETSNSSVLTNEETGEKRGLSTDFNRPKFAIMNPEITYTLPKEQITYGIVDIMMHTLDRYFTPTKGNAFTDEVAEALLRTVIHYGEKALQNSHDYEAMSELMWCGSISHNGLTGLGAVSDFAPHQLGHELSGKFDVAHGASLSTIWGAWANYCYEENPERFAQFGKKVWGIEEEDTKKCAVRAIEKLVDYFKSIGAPTCFSELGIGIQDEESLRDLARRCAFYGTRTIGSFKVLDEKAMYEIYKIANK; encoded by the coding sequence GGCAGTGTCGTTAGAAGCGGCCTATTAAATAGAGTTTTAGAGCAATTTAAAAAGGAGAATATACCTTATAAAGCACTAGGAGGTGTACAACCCAACCCTCGTTTAGGCTTTGCTAAGAAGGCTATAGAAGAAGCCAAAGCTTTTGGAGCCGACTTTATTTTAGCTGTAGGCGCAGGAAGTGTGATTGATACTGCAAAAGCGATTGCCCATGGTGTAGCTAATCCAGAGGTGGAACTATGGGACTTTTGGCTGCGTAAGCAAGTGGTAGAGAGAAGTTTACCTGTAGGCTGTATACTTACTTTATCAGCAGCAGGGAGTGAAACAAGTAATTCCTCTGTTTTAACCAATGAAGAGACAGGTGAAAAACGTGGATTAAGTACAGATTTTAATCGCCCTAAATTTGCCATTATGAATCCTGAAATCACTTATACTTTACCTAAAGAGCAAATTACATACGGTATAGTAGATATTATGATGCATACGCTAGATCGTTATTTTACACCAACCAAAGGTAATGCCTTTACGGATGAAGTAGCAGAGGCTCTCCTTAGAACAGTAATTCATTACGGAGAAAAAGCACTACAGAATTCTCATGATTACGAAGCCATGAGTGAACTTATGTGGTGTGGTAGCATATCCCATAATGGACTCACTGGTTTAGGGGCAGTAAGTGATTTTGCACCTCATCAATTAGGTCATGAATTAAGTGGTAAATTTGATGTGGCACATGGCGCTAGCTTGTCAACCATATGGGGAGCATGGGCAAATTATTGCTATGAGGAAAATCCAGAACGCTTTGCTCAGTTTGGTAAAAAAGTATGGGGGATTGAAGAAGAAGATACTAAGAAATGTGCTGTACGTGCCATAGAAAAATTGGTAGACTATTTTAAGTCAATTGGTGCACCAACTTGTTTTAGTGAATTAGGAATAGGTATTCAAGATGAAGAAAGCTTGAGAGATTTAGCAAGAAGATGTGCCTTTTATGGAACACGTACCATCGGAAGCTTTAAGGTATTGGATGAGAAAGCTATGTATGAGATTTATAAGATAGCAAATAAATAA
- a CDS encoding NUDIX hydrolase, producing the protein MEMLDIVDENGEPTGIIKERSKVHAEGDLHRTSHVWIVRDNGKGGLDVLLQKRSKDKDSHPGCYDISSAGHIPAGSTYVDSALRELEEELGIKASSEELEERMIRRIAETNIFYGKAFIDNQITRVYRLKRNDIDLSKLKLQQEEIEAVMWMDYELCIEAIKNNTIKHCVYLEELECLKD; encoded by the coding sequence ATGGAAATGCTTGATATTGTGGATGAAAATGGAGAGCCAACAGGCATTATAAAAGAAAGAAGTAAGGTACATGCTGAGGGAGATTTACACAGAACATCTCATGTATGGATTGTAAGAGATAATGGTAAGGGGGGATTAGATGTTTTACTTCAAAAAAGAAGTAAAGACAAGGATTCCCATCCAGGTTGCTATGATATATCCTCAGCAGGACATATACCTGCAGGTTCAACCTATGTAGATTCAGCACTTCGTGAATTAGAAGAAGAGCTAGGTATAAAAGCCTCCTCAGAAGAACTAGAAGAGCGTATGATTAGGCGCATAGCAGAAACGAATATTTTTTATGGCAAAGCGTTTATAGACAATCAGATCACAAGGGTTTATAGATTAAAAAGAAATGACATTGACTTAAGCAAGCTTAAGTTACAACAAGAAGAGATAGAAGCAGTTATGTGGATGGATTATGAACTATGTATAGAAGCTATAAAAAATAATACAATAAAGCATTGTGTGTACTTAGAGGAACTAGAGTGTTTGAAGGATTAA
- the codB gene encoding cytosine permease, with protein sequence MKQKQHEDHDFSLGVVSASHKKGFLAMLVVMLGFTFFSASMLSGGTLGTSMDLKQFFVAVFIGNVILCSYTGLLAYIAGDTGLSTHLLARYSFGEKGSYLVSFLLGATQIGWFGVGVAMFAIPVSKVTGVSVGVLVAIAGLLMTATAYFGMKSLMILSAIAVPAIAILGSTSVGMAINSVGGISGLAAITPEESMTMSAAVAVVVGSFISGGTLTPDFTRFAKSKRIGVSTTVIAFLVGNTLMFIFGAIGAMVTGEADISEVMFLQGLIVPAIIVLGLNIWTTNDNALYASGLGFSNITKQPKSKLVIINGIVGTLLAVILYNNFMSWLNLLNTFMPSIGGVIIADYFIINKGKYEAFEKASFKGVNMIGIIAWALGVLAAHFLPGITPINAVVTSVISYAMLTVVFSNRKEK encoded by the coding sequence ATGAAGCAAAAACAACATGAAGATCATGATTTTTCATTAGGAGTAGTATCAGCAAGTCATAAGAAAGGTTTTCTAGCCATGTTAGTGGTCATGCTAGGGTTTACCTTTTTCTCAGCAAGTATGCTAAGTGGTGGTACATTAGGAACAAGTATGGACTTAAAGCAGTTCTTTGTAGCCGTATTTATTGGAAATGTCATCTTATGTAGTTATACAGGATTACTGGCTTACATTGCAGGAGACACAGGTTTATCAACTCACCTATTAGCACGTTATTCCTTTGGTGAAAAAGGGTCTTACTTAGTATCCTTTTTATTAGGTGCCACACAAATTGGGTGGTTTGGTGTAGGTGTTGCCATGTTTGCTATTCCAGTTTCTAAAGTAACAGGGGTTAGTGTAGGGGTATTAGTAGCCATAGCAGGTCTTTTAATGACAGCAACAGCTTACTTCGGGATGAAATCCCTGATGATATTAAGTGCGATTGCAGTACCAGCCATTGCCATTTTAGGTTCTACATCAGTAGGAATGGCTATTAATAGTGTGGGAGGAATAAGTGGGCTTGCCGCTATTACCCCAGAAGAATCTATGACAATGAGTGCGGCTGTAGCAGTAGTAGTAGGGTCCTTCATTAGTGGAGGAACTTTAACACCAGATTTCACACGTTTTGCAAAAAGTAAACGCATTGGTGTAAGTACCACAGTCATTGCCTTCTTAGTAGGAAATACATTAATGTTTATCTTTGGTGCTATTGGTGCCATGGTAACAGGAGAAGCAGACATTTCAGAAGTCATGTTTCTTCAAGGGCTGATCGTACCAGCTATTATTGTACTAGGGCTTAATATATGGACAACCAATGATAATGCTTTATATGCTTCAGGGCTTGGCTTTTCAAATATTACAAAACAACCTAAAAGCAAACTAGTGATTATTAATGGGATAGTAGGAACACTACTTGCGGTAATTCTTTATAACAACTTTATGAGCTGGCTCAACTTACTCAATACCTTTATGCCAAGTATTGGTGGGGTAATCATTGCAGACTACTTTATTATCAATAAAGGCAAATATGAAGCTTTTGAAAAAGCAAGCTTTAAAGGTGTTAATATGATTGGAATCATAGCATGGGCATTAGGTGTACTGGCAGCACATTTCTTACCAGGTATTACCCCTATTAATGCAGTCGTAACATCTGTAATCAGTTACGCTATGCTCACAGTGGTTTTTAGCAATCGAAAAGAAAAATAG